In Corylus avellana chromosome ca2, CavTom2PMs-1.0, the following proteins share a genomic window:
- the LOC132171795 gene encoding protein SUPPRESSOR OF FRI 4-like isoform X1, which translates to MGKKKKRASSKVWCYYCDREFEDEKILVQHQKAKHFKCHVCHKKLSTAGGMAIHVLQVHKESVTKVPNAKPGRESTDIEIYGMQGIPPDVLAAHYGEEEEEAASKAAKLDIPSTPLVGGVVPGSLGIGYPPQSTLGLIQPIYSSAMPVPPAAWPIPPRPQPWYPQHPAVSVPPPPPLGYAQQPLFPVQNARPPLQSPASSALQPSQITPPGLPVSTPSAPVSQPLFPVIVNNNIPTQSSPFSAPMLSTSIMSSSPAEHKGSIDPHSGANALVTSNYQAPNIPGGPLSNSHSYASGPNTGGPSIGPPPVIANKAPATQPATNEVYLVWDDEAMSMEERRMSLTKYQVHDETSQVSYTTSFIYGVGFASNPMGRLYFSCFQIQFFTLSFLFRGIFCMNLQLLPL; encoded by the exons atgggaaagaagaagaagagagcgTCGTCGAAGGTGTGGTGTTACTACTGCGACAGGGAGTTTGAGGACGAGAAGATTCTGGTGCAGCACCAGAAGGCCAAGCACTTCAAGTGCCATGTCTGTCACAAGAAGCTCTCCACCGCCGGGGGCATGGCCATACACGTCCTCCAGGTTCACAAGGAGTCCGTCACCAA AGTTCCCAATGCAAAACCTGGTAGAGAGTCCACAGATATTGAAATATATGGAATGCAAGGAATCCCACCTGATGTCTTGGCTGCTCACTATGGAGAGGAAG AAGAAGAGGCTGCATCAAAAGCAGCTAAATTGGATATCCCATCCACCCCACTCGTTGGCGGTGTTGTGCCAGGATCATTGGGCATTGGATATCCTCCTCAATCTACTTTGGGATTAATTCAGCCAAT TTACAGTTCTGCAATGCCAGTGCCTCCTGCTGCTTGGCCAATTCCACCTCGTCCCCAGCCCTGGTACCCACAGCATCCAGCAGTTTCAGTTCCTCCTCCTCCCCCATTGGGTTACGCACAACAACCATTGTTTCCTGTGCAGAATGCGAGGCCTCCTTTGCAGTCACCCGCATCATCTGCACTACAGCCTTCACAGATAACTCCTCCAGGACTGCCCGTGTCCACCCCTTCTGCCCCTGTATCACAACCATTGTTCCCTGTTATTGTGAACAATAATATACCTACTCAAAGTTCACCTTTTTCTGCTCCTATGCTTTCAACAAGTATTATGTCAAGCTCTCCAGCAGAACATAAAGGCTCAATTGATCCACATTCAGGTGCTAATGCTTTGGTGACAAGTAACTACCAAGCACCTAACATTCCAG GTGGGCCGTTGAGCAATTCACATTCTTATGCATCTGGTCCAAATACTGGTGGTCCTTCAATTGGACCACCCCCAGTAATTGCAAACAAAGCTCCTGCTACCCAGCCAGCCACTAATGAAGTCTATCTAGTTTGGGATGATGAGGCAATGTCCATG GAGGAAAGAAGAATGTCCCTAACGAAGTATCAGGTGCATGATGAAACTAGCCAGGTAAGTTATACTACCTCTTTCATATATGGAGTTGGTTTCGCATCTAACCCAATGGGTAGGCTTTACTTTTCGTGTTTTCAGATTCAATTCTTTACGCTTTCTTTCCTATTTAGAGGTATTTTCTGTATGAATCTTCAATTGCTTCCTCTTTAA
- the LOC132169263 gene encoding uncharacterized protein LOC132169263 — protein sequence MSNIVWWKTCVRDSFTRAGYDYDEETFEKVFRRIYSSFGSSAPYTIFPDSHPFLRWVHEQGLKVGIVSNAEYRYRDVILPALNLNQGSEWDFGVFSGLEGVEKPDTRIYEIALERAGVAPEEVLHIGDSMRKDYVPAKNVGMHALLLDRFKTPNGGNQVPLCFLT from the exons ATGTCCAACATAGTGTGGTGGAAGACTTGTGTGAGAGACTCCTTTACCAGG GCTGGATATGATTATGATGAGGAGACATTTGAGAAGGTGTTTAGACGCATATATTCATCATTTGGTTCATCTGCACCTTATACCATCTTTCCAGATTCCCATCCATTTCTAAGATGGGTGCATGAGCAGGGGCTTAAAGTTGGGATTGTTAGTAATGCAGAGTACCGGTATCGGGATGTAATTCTTCCAGCCCTTAATCTGAAccag GGATCTGAATGGGACTTTGGTGTGTTCTCTGGTCTGGAAGGTGTAGAGAAACCTGACACAAGGATTTATGAGATTGCCTTGGAGAGAGCTGGTGTCGCACCAGAAGAAGTTCTGCATATTGGGGACAGCATGCGCAAAGACTACGTGCCAGCAAAGAATGTGGGGATGCACGCATTACTATTGGATAGATTTAAGACTCCGAATGGAGGAAATCAGGTGCCATTGTGCTTCCTGACTTGA
- the LOC132171795 gene encoding protein SUPPRESSOR OF FRI 4-like isoform X2, whose amino-acid sequence MGKKKKRASSKVWCYYCDREFEDEKILVQHQKAKHFKCHVCHKKLSTAGGMAIHVLQVHKESVTKVPNAKPGRESTDIEIYGMQGIPPDVLAAHYGEEEEEAASKAAKLDIPSTPLVGGVVPGSLGIGYPPQSTLGLIQPIYSSAMPVPPAAWPIPPRPQPWYPQHPAVSVPPPPPLGYAQQPLFPVQNARPPLQSPASSALQPSQITPPGLPVSTPSAPVSQPLFPVIVNNNIPTQSSPFSAPMLSTSIMSSSPAEHKGSIDPHSGANALVTSNYQAPNIPGGPLSNSHSYASGPNTGGPSIGPPPVIANKAPATQPATNEVYLVWDDEAMSMEERRMSLTKYQVHDETSQMSSIDAAIDRRISESRLAGRMAF is encoded by the exons atgggaaagaagaagaagagagcgTCGTCGAAGGTGTGGTGTTACTACTGCGACAGGGAGTTTGAGGACGAGAAGATTCTGGTGCAGCACCAGAAGGCCAAGCACTTCAAGTGCCATGTCTGTCACAAGAAGCTCTCCACCGCCGGGGGCATGGCCATACACGTCCTCCAGGTTCACAAGGAGTCCGTCACCAA AGTTCCCAATGCAAAACCTGGTAGAGAGTCCACAGATATTGAAATATATGGAATGCAAGGAATCCCACCTGATGTCTTGGCTGCTCACTATGGAGAGGAAG AAGAAGAGGCTGCATCAAAAGCAGCTAAATTGGATATCCCATCCACCCCACTCGTTGGCGGTGTTGTGCCAGGATCATTGGGCATTGGATATCCTCCTCAATCTACTTTGGGATTAATTCAGCCAAT TTACAGTTCTGCAATGCCAGTGCCTCCTGCTGCTTGGCCAATTCCACCTCGTCCCCAGCCCTGGTACCCACAGCATCCAGCAGTTTCAGTTCCTCCTCCTCCCCCATTGGGTTACGCACAACAACCATTGTTTCCTGTGCAGAATGCGAGGCCTCCTTTGCAGTCACCCGCATCATCTGCACTACAGCCTTCACAGATAACTCCTCCAGGACTGCCCGTGTCCACCCCTTCTGCCCCTGTATCACAACCATTGTTCCCTGTTATTGTGAACAATAATATACCTACTCAAAGTTCACCTTTTTCTGCTCCTATGCTTTCAACAAGTATTATGTCAAGCTCTCCAGCAGAACATAAAGGCTCAATTGATCCACATTCAGGTGCTAATGCTTTGGTGACAAGTAACTACCAAGCACCTAACATTCCAG GTGGGCCGTTGAGCAATTCACATTCTTATGCATCTGGTCCAAATACTGGTGGTCCTTCAATTGGACCACCCCCAGTAATTGCAAACAAAGCTCCTGCTACCCAGCCAGCCACTAATGAAGTCTATCTAGTTTGGGATGATGAGGCAATGTCCATG GAGGAAAGAAGAATGTCCCTAACGAAGTATCAGGTGCATGATGAAACTAGCCAG ATGAGCTCAATTGATGCAGCCATAGACAGAAGAATATCGGAAAGCAGGCTTGCTGGTCGAATGGCCTTTTAG